The following proteins come from a genomic window of Streptomyces sp. GS7:
- a CDS encoding xanthine dehydrogenase family protein molybdopterin-binding subunit, whose amino-acid sequence MSHDPPERAPASQEWKPPGPPAYPLGAPLVRREARDKVTGTARYAAEHTPPGCAYAWPVPATVARGRITELDIGRALALPGVIAVLTHENAPRLASTGDPTLALLQEDRVPHRGWYIALAVADTLEAARDAADAVHVTYATDGHDVRLTADHPGLYVPERVNGDFPAVRERGDFDAAFAAAPVTVDATYTVPPLHNHPMEPHAATARWSNGHLTVHDSSQGATRVREDLAALFKLGIDEITVISEHVGGGFGSKGTPRPPAVLAAMAARHTGRPVKLALPRRQLPAVVGHRAPTVQRVRIGAGRDGVITALAHESVTHTSTVTEFVEQAAVPARIMYTSPNSRTAHRVAALDVPTPSWMRAPGEAPGMYALESAVDELAVLLETDPVELRLRNEPDTEPDTGRPFSSRHLADCLREGAERFGWHPRDPRPAVRRHGDLLLGTGVAAATYPVYIGATQAEAHAAADGGYRIRVNATDIGTGARTVLAQIAAAALGAPEDRVRVDIGSSDLPPAMLAGGSAGTASWGWAVHKACTALLARLRGHEGPLPAEGVTVTEDTHLETAERSPYSRHAFGAVFAEVGADLRTGEIRVRRLLGQYAAGRILNPRTARSQFIGGMTMGLGMALTEGSSLDPAFGDFTACDLASYHVPAHADVPAVEAYWLDEEDPHLNPMGSKGIGEIGIVGTAAAIGNAVWHATGARLRDLPLTPDRLLPHLP is encoded by the coding sequence ATGAGCCACGACCCCCCGGAGCGAGCACCGGCTTCACAGGAGTGGAAGCCGCCGGGCCCGCCCGCGTACCCGCTGGGCGCACCGCTCGTCCGCCGCGAAGCCCGCGACAAGGTCACCGGCACCGCCCGGTACGCGGCCGAGCACACCCCGCCCGGCTGCGCCTACGCCTGGCCCGTCCCGGCCACCGTCGCCCGCGGCCGGATCACCGAGCTGGACATCGGCCGGGCGCTGGCGCTGCCCGGGGTGATCGCCGTACTGACCCACGAGAACGCGCCCCGCCTGGCGTCCACCGGCGACCCCACCCTGGCCCTCCTCCAGGAGGACCGGGTTCCGCACCGCGGCTGGTACATCGCGCTCGCCGTCGCCGACACCCTGGAGGCCGCCCGGGACGCCGCCGACGCCGTCCACGTCACGTACGCCACCGACGGGCACGACGTGCGGCTGACCGCGGACCACCCGGGGCTGTACGTCCCGGAGCGGGTCAACGGCGACTTCCCGGCGGTCCGCGAACGCGGCGACTTCGACGCGGCGTTCGCCGCCGCACCGGTGACCGTCGACGCGACCTACACCGTGCCGCCGCTGCACAACCACCCCATGGAACCGCACGCCGCCACCGCCCGGTGGAGCAACGGCCACCTCACCGTCCACGACTCCAGCCAGGGCGCCACCAGGGTGCGCGAGGACCTGGCCGCCCTGTTCAAGCTCGGCATCGACGAGATCACCGTGATCTCGGAGCACGTCGGCGGCGGCTTCGGCTCCAAGGGGACTCCCCGCCCCCCGGCCGTGCTCGCCGCGATGGCCGCCCGGCACACCGGCCGCCCGGTCAAACTGGCCCTGCCGCGCCGCCAGTTGCCCGCCGTCGTCGGCCACCGTGCGCCCACCGTCCAGCGGGTGCGCATCGGAGCCGGCCGCGACGGCGTGATCACCGCCCTCGCCCACGAGAGCGTCACCCACACCTCCACGGTCACCGAGTTCGTGGAACAGGCAGCGGTCCCGGCGCGCATCATGTACACCTCGCCGAACAGCCGCACCGCACACCGCGTGGCCGCCCTCGACGTCCCCACCCCCTCCTGGATGCGCGCCCCCGGCGAAGCCCCGGGGATGTACGCCCTGGAGTCCGCCGTCGACGAACTCGCCGTCCTCCTGGAGACCGATCCCGTCGAACTGCGCCTGCGCAACGAACCCGACACCGAGCCGGACACCGGTCGCCCCTTCAGCAGCCGCCATCTCGCCGACTGCCTCCGCGAGGGCGCGGAGCGCTTCGGCTGGCACCCCCGCGACCCGCGCCCCGCCGTCCGCCGCCACGGCGACCTCCTGCTGGGCACCGGCGTCGCCGCGGCCACCTACCCCGTCTACATCGGCGCCACCCAGGCCGAGGCGCACGCCGCCGCCGACGGCGGCTACCGCATCCGGGTCAACGCCACCGACATCGGCACCGGCGCCCGCACCGTCCTCGCCCAGATCGCCGCCGCCGCGCTCGGCGCCCCCGAGGACCGCGTCCGGGTCGACATCGGGAGCAGCGACCTGCCGCCCGCCATGCTCGCCGGCGGCTCCGCGGGCACCGCGTCCTGGGGGTGGGCGGTCCACAAGGCGTGCACGGCGCTGCTGGCCCGGCTGCGCGGCCACGAAGGGCCGCTGCCCGCCGAGGGGGTCACGGTCACCGAGGACACCCACCTGGAGACCGCCGAGCGGTCCCCGTACTCCCGGCACGCCTTCGGCGCCGTCTTCGCCGAGGTCGGGGCCGACCTCCGCACCGGCGAGATCCGGGTGCGCCGGCTGCTCGGCCAGTACGCGGCGGGCCGGATCCTCAACCCCCGTACGGCTCGCTCCCAGTTCATCGGCGGCATGACCATGGGCCTGGGCATGGCCCTGACGGAAGGCAGCTCCCTGGACCCGGCCTTCGGCGACTTCACCGCCTGCGACCTGGCCTCGTACCACGTCCCGGCGCACGCCGACGTCCCGGCCGTCGAGGCGTACTGGCTCGACGAGGAGGACCCGCACCTCAACCCCATGGGCAGCAAGGGCATCGGCGAGATCGGCATCGTCGGCACCGCGGCAGCCATCGGGAACGCCGTGTGGCACGCCACCGGCGCCCGGCTGCGCGACCTGCCGCTGACCCCCGACCGACTCCTGCCCCACCTGCCCTGA
- a CDS encoding ATP-binding protein gives MTLPGGRHYTVELHAAAERVPQIRRIIAAHLRYWNLELHIPPVCRGVAELLTNVHRHIGADTRCVVELRWTGRHLTASVADDGPRLPRLSSAAGGGLAKVAALSDSWGTCGTPTGKVIWFTRRVEAARTAPVTPQVPLRSVPDVVEPAPAAEPAPVAAPGPAAEPAPVHPLAPPCEPAASEASLV, from the coding sequence ATGACACTTCCCGGCGGCCGGCACTACACGGTCGAACTGCACGCCGCGGCGGAGCGCGTACCGCAGATCCGACGGATCATCGCCGCGCATCTGCGGTACTGGAATCTCGAACTGCACATCCCGCCCGTGTGCAGGGGAGTGGCGGAACTCCTCACCAACGTCCACCGCCATATCGGCGCGGACACCCGGTGCGTGGTCGAACTCCGCTGGACCGGCCGCCACCTGACCGCCTCGGTCGCCGACGACGGCCCCCGGCTGCCGCGGCTGAGCAGCGCGGCCGGCGGCGGACTCGCCAAAGTGGCCGCACTGAGCGACAGCTGGGGCACCTGCGGCACGCCGACCGGCAAGGTCATCTGGTTCACCCGCCGGGTCGAGGCCGCCCGCACCGCGCCGGTGACCCCGCAGGTGCCGCTGCGCAGCGTCCCGGACGTGGTGGAGCCCGCCCCCGCCGCGGAGCCCGCGCCCGTCGCGGCACCCGGCCCCGCCGCGGAGCCCGCCCCCGTGCACCCCCTCGCGCCGCCGTGCGAACCCGCCGCGTCCGAGGCGTCGCTGGTCTGA
- a CDS encoding PLP-dependent cysteine synthase family protein, whose protein sequence is MQSPPALPDRPLPVPAAAPGTPGPAAPLAPPPASAVSGLVGNTPVLHISAPLTPPDRGFWAKLEGSNPGGIKDRPALHMVERARARGDVRPGARIVESTSGTLGLGLALAGMVYGHPVTLVTDPGLEPAMTRLLTAYGADVDPVPEPHPDGGWQQARRDRVAELLGRHPGSWCPDQYHNPDNTTAYLPLALELAAQLVHIDVLVCSVGTGGHSAGVSRVLRQLYPELRLVGVDTVGSTIFGQPARPRLMRGLGSSIYPRNVAYEQFSEVHWVAPAEAVWTCRQLAASHYATGGWSVGAVALVAGWLSRTLPPGARIAAVFPDGPQRYLSTVYDDAYCAAHGLLGAPPPDAPETLRHTGEREVTRWSRCERVADPLGPAEVASR, encoded by the coding sequence ATGCAGTCTCCACCCGCACTTCCCGACCGTCCCCTCCCCGTCCCCGCGGCAGCACCCGGCACCCCCGGCCCCGCGGCTCCGCTCGCCCCGCCCCCGGCGTCCGCCGTGTCCGGGCTCGTCGGCAACACGCCCGTACTGCACATCTCCGCGCCGCTCACCCCGCCGGACCGCGGCTTCTGGGCGAAACTGGAGGGCAGCAACCCGGGCGGCATCAAGGACCGCCCCGCGCTCCACATGGTCGAACGCGCCCGCGCCCGGGGCGACGTGCGGCCCGGCGCCCGGATCGTGGAGTCCACCAGCGGCACCCTGGGCCTGGGCCTGGCGCTCGCCGGGATGGTGTACGGGCACCCCGTCACCCTGGTCACCGACCCCGGGCTGGAACCGGCCATGACCCGGCTGCTGACCGCCTACGGCGCCGACGTCGACCCGGTCCCCGAGCCCCACCCCGACGGCGGCTGGCAGCAGGCCCGCCGCGACCGGGTCGCCGAACTCCTCGGCCGGCACCCGGGATCGTGGTGCCCGGACCAGTACCACAACCCCGACAACACCACCGCCTACCTGCCGCTGGCCCTCGAACTCGCCGCCCAGCTGGTGCACATCGACGTCCTGGTGTGCAGCGTCGGCACCGGCGGCCACTCCGCGGGCGTGTCCCGGGTGCTGCGCCAGCTCTACCCGGAGCTGCGGCTGGTCGGCGTCGACACCGTCGGCTCGACCATCTTCGGCCAGCCCGCCCGCCCCCGCCTGATGCGCGGACTGGGGTCGAGCATCTACCCGCGCAACGTCGCCTACGAGCAGTTCAGCGAGGTGCACTGGGTCGCCCCCGCCGAAGCGGTGTGGACCTGCCGGCAGTTGGCGGCCTCGCACTACGCCACCGGCGGCTGGAGCGTCGGCGCGGTCGCGCTGGTCGCCGGCTGGCTCAGCCGCACCCTGCCGCCCGGCGCCCGTATCGCGGCGGTCTTCCCGGACGGACCGCAGCGCTATCTGAGCACCGTGTACGACGACGCGTACTGCGCCGCCCACGGACTGCTCGGCGCCCCGCCGCCCGACGCCCCGGAAACCCTGCGCCACACAGGAGAGCGGGAGGTCACCCGCTGGAGCCGCTGCGAGCGGGTCGCCGACCCGCTCGGCCCGGCGGAGGTGGCGTCCCGGTGA
- a CDS encoding FAD binding domain-containing protein encodes MKPFGYLRVDSVDEAVRAAAGQPGAQFLGGGTNLVDLMKLGVEAPRVLIDVSRLPLDRIEELPDGGLRIGAMVRNADLAAARPVRERYPVLSQAVLAGASGQLRNTATTGGNLLQRTRCPYFQDTSKPCNKREPGSGCPARDGDHRDLAVLGHSAHCVATQPSDMAVALAALDATVRLHGPEGERTVPATDFHRLPGDSPERDTVIRLGELVTAVELPPHRPGAHSRYRKARDRASFAFALASVGAVLAVRDGVVEHAALAFGGLAHRPWRARAAEEVLHGAPATERTFARAADAELAAAEPLRDNGFKVPLARALAVGVLADLAARG; translated from the coding sequence ATGAAGCCGTTCGGATACCTGCGCGTGGACAGCGTCGACGAGGCGGTACGGGCCGCCGCCGGGCAGCCCGGAGCCCAGTTCCTCGGGGGCGGCACCAATCTCGTCGATCTGATGAAGCTGGGGGTGGAGGCCCCGCGGGTGCTCATCGACGTCAGCCGGCTGCCGCTGGACCGGATCGAGGAACTGCCGGACGGCGGACTGCGGATCGGCGCGATGGTCCGCAACGCCGACCTCGCCGCCGCCCGCCCCGTACGCGAGCGCTATCCCGTGCTGTCGCAGGCGGTACTGGCCGGGGCCTCGGGGCAACTGCGGAACACCGCGACCACCGGCGGCAACCTGCTCCAGCGCACCCGCTGCCCGTACTTCCAGGACACCTCGAAGCCCTGCAACAAACGGGAGCCCGGGAGCGGCTGCCCGGCCCGCGACGGTGACCACCGCGACCTCGCCGTACTCGGCCACTCCGCGCACTGCGTCGCCACCCAGCCCTCCGACATGGCCGTCGCGCTGGCCGCCCTGGACGCCACCGTCCGGCTGCACGGCCCCGAGGGCGAACGCACCGTCCCGGCCACCGACTTCCACCGGCTGCCCGGCGACAGTCCCGAACGCGACACGGTGATCCGGCTGGGCGAACTGGTCACCGCCGTCGAGCTGCCGCCGCACCGCCCCGGCGCCCACTCGCGCTACCGCAAGGCCCGCGACCGCGCCTCGTTCGCCTTCGCGCTGGCCTCCGTCGGCGCCGTACTCGCCGTCCGCGACGGCGTCGTCGAGCACGCCGCGCTCGCCTTCGGCGGGCTGGCGCACCGGCCCTGGCGCGCCCGCGCCGCCGAGGAGGTGCTGCACGGCGCACCCGCCACCGAGCGGACCTTCGCCCGGGCCGCGGACGCCGAACTCGCCGCCGCCGAACCGCTCCGCGACAACGGCTTCAAGGTCCCCCTCGCCCGCGCCCTGGCCGTCGGGGTGCTGGCCGACCTCGCGGCCCGCGGCTGA
- a CDS encoding isochorismatase family protein has translation MTPMTTAPIRPVQALLVVDVQSAFVSGGEAVPDAARVLDRTRDLLARARAAGALVVHLQNDGAPGTADEPHTPGWELHLPVEPGPRETVVRKTDDDGFEDTRLGELLTGAGVRELALCGVLSEMCVSATARTALRRRYRVVLPHDAHATYDIPAAPGISEAVPAAMSSRAAEWALGDEVEIVARAADVPFAAGELTAEREAAGARVR, from the coding sequence ATGACCCCCATGACCACAGCCCCGATCCGCCCCGTCCAGGCCCTTCTCGTCGTCGACGTCCAGTCCGCCTTCGTCTCCGGCGGCGAGGCGGTGCCGGACGCGGCCCGGGTGCTCGACCGCACCCGCGATCTGCTGGCCCGGGCCCGCGCGGCCGGCGCGCTCGTGGTGCACCTGCAGAACGACGGCGCGCCCGGCACCGCCGACGAGCCGCACACCCCCGGCTGGGAACTCCACCTGCCCGTCGAGCCCGGCCCCCGCGAGACGGTGGTCCGCAAGACGGACGACGACGGCTTCGAGGACACCCGGCTCGGCGAACTCCTCACCGGCGCCGGGGTCCGGGAGCTGGCGCTCTGCGGTGTGCTCTCCGAGATGTGCGTCAGCGCCACCGCCCGGACGGCGCTGCGGCGCCGCTACCGCGTCGTCCTGCCGCACGACGCGCACGCCACCTACGACATCCCCGCCGCCCCCGGCATCAGCGAGGCGGTCCCGGCGGCGATGTCCTCCCGGGCCGCCGAATGGGCCCTCGGGGACGAGGTCGAGATCGTGGCCCGCGCGGCCGATGTGCCCTTCGCGGCCGGGGAGTTGACGGCGGAGCGGGAAGCCGCGGGCGCTCGGGTGAGGTGA
- a CDS encoding 2Fe-2S iron-sulfur cluster-binding protein, producing MNGRRSELTLTVNGTPHTLTLDHRTTVLDVLREHLGLTGAKKGCDHGQCGACTVLVDGRRANSCLLLAVAHDGRRLTTIEGLAEGERLHPLQEAFVAYDALQCGYCTPGQICSAVGVLTEAADGFPSHVTPDTAASGAPVALTADEIRERMSGNLCRCGAYPRIVDAVGAVAGVAGAGAAGA from the coding sequence GTGAACGGCCGGCGCTCCGAACTGACCCTCACCGTCAACGGGACCCCGCACACCCTGACCCTGGACCACCGCACCACGGTCCTGGACGTGCTCCGTGAGCACCTCGGGCTCACCGGCGCCAAGAAGGGCTGCGACCACGGGCAGTGCGGCGCCTGCACGGTGCTGGTCGACGGACGGCGCGCCAACAGCTGCCTGCTGCTGGCCGTGGCGCACGACGGGCGGCGGCTGACCACCATCGAGGGACTGGCGGAGGGGGAGCGGCTGCACCCCCTCCAGGAAGCGTTCGTCGCGTACGACGCCCTCCAGTGCGGCTACTGCACCCCGGGCCAGATCTGCTCGGCCGTCGGCGTGCTCACCGAGGCCGCGGACGGCTTCCCCTCCCATGTCACCCCGGACACCGCCGCGTCCGGGGCGCCGGTCGCGCTCACCGCCGACGAGATCCGCGAGCGGATGAGCGGCAACCTCTGCCGGTGCGGCGCCTATCCCCGCATCGTCGACGCCGTCGGGGCGGTGGCCGGGGTCGCCGGAGCGGGGGCGGCCGGGGCATGA
- a CDS encoding lipase family protein — protein MTSTLVDQHATGYSIRQALCMARAADLAYQDETAVAATAAQWGLDRVRHHHAAFRPPFPLPDVQAYTLTGQHMIITAFRGAEPAALRDWLAGPGTPPWPGPGGRGTAHPGFAEALDAVWPQILTALKEFRDNDQTLWFTGHGLGGALAMLAAARLHFEDPRLPADGVYTFGQPRACDPVLAQEVNSAFAHRMYRFANHDDIVPQLPPEPVFRHVSALRYIDARGGVHNTMPLTGGLLGHAQRLTAELLAPSSPGIRDHAMAAYIDALEKNLP, from the coding sequence TTGACCAGCACCCTCGTCGACCAGCACGCCACCGGCTACAGCATCCGCCAGGCGCTCTGCATGGCGCGCGCCGCCGACCTCGCGTACCAGGACGAGACGGCCGTCGCGGCCACCGCCGCTCAGTGGGGCCTCGACCGGGTGCGCCACCACCACGCCGCGTTCCGCCCGCCGTTCCCCCTGCCGGACGTCCAGGCGTACACCCTCACCGGGCAGCACATGATCATCACGGCCTTCCGGGGTGCCGAGCCCGCCGCGCTGCGGGACTGGCTGGCCGGCCCCGGGACCCCTCCGTGGCCCGGCCCCGGCGGCCGGGGCACCGCCCACCCCGGCTTCGCCGAGGCGCTGGACGCGGTCTGGCCGCAGATCCTCACCGCGCTCAAGGAGTTCCGCGACAACGACCAGACGCTCTGGTTCACCGGCCACGGCCTGGGCGGCGCCCTGGCGATGCTGGCCGCCGCCCGGCTGCACTTCGAGGACCCCCGGCTGCCCGCCGACGGCGTCTACACCTTCGGCCAGCCCCGCGCCTGCGACCCGGTGCTGGCCCAGGAGGTCAACTCCGCCTTCGCGCACCGGATGTACCGTTTCGCCAACCACGACGACATCGTGCCGCAGCTGCCGCCGGAGCCGGTTTTCCGCCATGTCTCCGCGCTGCGCTACATCGACGCCCGGGGCGGCGTCCACAACACCATGCCGCTGACCGGCGGCCTGCTCGGCCATGCCCAGCGCCTCACCGCCGAGCTGCTCGCCCCGTCGTCGCCCGGCATCCGGGACCACGCCATGGCCGCGTACATCGACGCCCTGGAGAAAAACCTGCCGTGA